The following coding sequences lie in one Lolium perenne isolate Kyuss_39 chromosome 2, Kyuss_2.0, whole genome shotgun sequence genomic window:
- the LOC127334350 gene encoding amino acid transporter AVT1I, producing MDGSTDNTDPPPPSDKTSFLKTCFNGINSLSGVGLLSLPYALSQGGWLSLIVFLAIAAISFYTGILLQRCIDSSSLVDTYPDIGAHAFGRRGRVIVAAFMYLELYLVAIDFLILEGDNLHKLFPAASFRLGALHVRGKQAFVLAATLVVLPTTWFSSLNVLAYVAAGGSLASVVLIAGVLWVGVFDGVGFHETGRLVHWAGMPSAMSMYSFCFSGHAVFPMIYTGMKDRKRFPAVLSVCFTLSTLSYGFIGVIGYLMYGDMLQSQITLNLPSTSVAAKVAIYTTLVNPLTGYALLVAPVAEAAEGALGVSKSTPLRALVRTGLVAGTFVVALAVPFFAEVVGLTGALLSCTVTMLLPCLCYLKVRSKIGGATAMRLETAACLAIVAVGATIVGLGTYSSVKQIVRRL from the exons ATGGACGGGAGCACTGACAACACCGATCCGCCTCCGCCGTCGGACAAGACAAGCTTCCTCAAGACATGCTTCAATGGAATCAACTCACTCTCAG GGGTCGGGCTTCTCTCGCTTCCCTACGCACTGTCCCAGGGCGGATGGCTGAGCCTAATCGTCTTCCTCGCCATCGCCGCCATCAGCTTCTACACGGGGATTCTCCTGCAGAGATGTATCGACTCTAGCTCTCTCGTCGACACCTACCCGGACATTGGAGCCCACGCCTTCGGCCGGAGAGGCCGCGTCATCGTAGCCGCCTTCATGTACCTCGAGCTCTACCTCGTCGCCATCGACTTCCTCATCCTTGAGGGGGACAACCTGCACAAGCTGTTCCCGGCGGCGAGCTTCCGGCTAGGCGCCCTCCACGTCCGCGGCAAGCAGGCGTTCGTGCTGGCCGCCACGCTGGTCGTGCTGCCCACCACGTGGTTCAGCAGCCTCAACGTGCTCGCGTACGTCGCCGCCGGAGGATCCCTGGCGTCCGTCGTCCTCATCGCCGGCGTCCTCTGGGTCGGGGTGTTCGACGGCGTCGGGTTTCACGAGACGGGCAGGCTGGTGCACTGGGCCGGCATGCCCAGCGCCATGAGCATGTACTCGTTTTGCTTCAGTGGACATGCCGTCTTTCCCATGATATACACGGGGATGAAAGACAGAAAAAGGTTCCCCGCG GTTCTGTCTGTGTGCTTCACCTTGAGCACACTCAGCTACGGCTTCATAGGCGTCATCGGGTACCTGATGTACGGCGACATGCTCCAATCACAGATCACCCTCAACCTCCCATCGACGAGCGTCGCCGCCAAGGTGGCCATATACACGACGCTGGTGAACCCGCTGACAGGTTACGCGCTGCTGGTGGCGCCCGTCGCCGAGGCAGCCGAGGGCGCGCTCGGCGTCAGCAAGAGCACGCCGCTCCGGGCTCTCGTCAGGACGGGGCTCGTCGCCGGGACCTTCGTCGTCGCGCTGGCCGTGCCCTTCTTCGCCGAAGTCGTGGGGCTCACCGGCGCGCTCCTCAGCTGCACGGTAACGATGCTTCTTCCGTGCCTGTGCTACCTCAAGGTCCGCTCCAAGATCGGGGGCGCCACCGCGATGCGGCTGGAGACGGCAGCTTGCCTGGCCATTGTGGCGGTTGGCGCCACGATTGTTGGATTGGGAACTTACAGCTCCGTGAAGCAGATAGTTCGGAGGTTGTGA